In Nicotiana tabacum cultivar K326 chromosome 11, ASM71507v2, whole genome shotgun sequence, a single window of DNA contains:
- the LOC107816548 gene encoding uncharacterized protein LOC107816548, with the protein MEGGAAAEKQNEATASYTYWVREATRDAAPLPLPKKLTSQDLNNQANNPQTHLGSAWNRAGTWEEKNLNKWANDRIKELLVSVGSLEYSGGRAEVAEVTRCSGDAFLVTVRNKKRVGYTYELTVKVKGEWLVGAEKKVVKGHIDILEFSFGELDDLQIEVKLSEDKDLEQQDKQRIKQDMKQFLRPLREKLLQFEQELKEL; encoded by the exons ATGGAGGGAGGTGCAGCAGCAGAGAAACAGAATGAAGCTACAGCGTCTTATACTTATTGGGTGAGGGAGGCGACACGAGATGCTGCACCTTTACCTCTTCCTAAGAAGCTCACTTCTCAGGACCTCAACAATCAAGCCAATAACCCACAAACCCACCTTGGGTCCGCCTGGAATCGG GCTGGAACATGGGAGGAGAAAAATCTAAATAAATGGGCAAATGATAGAATCAAG GAGCTGCTAGTATCTGTGGGATCACTGGAGTATTCTGGGGGTAGAGCAGAAGTAGCCGAAGTAACACGATGTTCTGGTGAT GCATTCTTGGTGACTGTACGAAATAAAAAGCGTGTTGGCTACACATACGAGCTGACAGTCAAAGTCAAGG GGGAATGGCTTGTCGGAGCTGAGAAGAAGGTGGTCAAAGGCCATATAGATATACTGGAGTTCTCATTTGGTGAGCTAGATGATCTGCAG ATTGAAGTGAAGCTTAGTGAAGACAAGGATCTTGAACAACAAGACAAGCAGCGGATAAAACAGGATATGAAACAATTTCTGAGACCTCTTCGGGAAAAATTGCTTCAGTTTGAGCAGGAACTGAAAGAGTTGTAG